The Platichthys flesus chromosome 10, fPlaFle2.1, whole genome shotgun sequence genome includes a window with the following:
- the itgb1bp1 gene encoding integrin beta-1-binding protein 1, whose translation MFRKVKKRHSSSSSQSSEISTKSKSVDSSLGGLSRSSTVASLDTDSTKSSGNSASDACAEFRVKYVGAIEKLQFDMSRTLQEPLDLINYIDAAQQDGKLPFVPGEEDMILGVSKYGVKVASLDQCDVLHRHPLYLIVRMLCYDDGLGAGKNLLALKTTDPPQEECSIWVYQCSSSEQAQSICKVLSASFDCALTSDKS comes from the exons ATGTTCCGGAAAGTCAAGAAgcgccacagcagcagcagctcgcaAAGCAGCGAGATCAGCACTAAGAGCAAG TCGGTAGATTCTAGTTTGGGGGGGCTCTCCAGATCGAGCACGGTCGCCAGCCTCGACACAGACTCCACCAAGAGCTCAG GTAACAGTGCATCTGACGCGTGCGCTGAGTTCCGGGTGAAGTACGTGGGAGCCATCGAGAAGTTACAGTTTGACATGAGCAGGACGCTGCAAGAGCCTCTGGACCTCATCAACTACATCGACGCGGCTCAG CAAGACGGAAAGCTGCCGTTTGTGCCCGGAGAGGAGGACATGATTCTGGGAGTGTCCAAGTACGGCGTCAAAGTGGCCTCGCTGGACCAGTGT GACGTGCTGCATCGTCACCCTCTGTACCTGATCGTGCGCATGCTCTGTTACGACGATGGCCTCGGCGCCGGGAAGAACCTGCTGGCTCTCAAAACCACTGACCCGCCGCAGGAAGAGTGCAGCATCTGGGTGTACCAGTGCAGCAGCTCC GAGCAGGCTCAGTCCATCTGCAAAGTGCTGTCGGCCTCTTTCGACTGCGCTCTGACCTCCGACAAGTCCTGA
- the LOC133961875 gene encoding cleavage and polyadenylation specificity factor subunit 3, with protein sequence MASKRKVDVIVPAEESDQLIIRPLGAGQEVGRSCIILEFKGRKIMLDCGIHPGLEGMDALPYIDLIDPAEIDLLLISHFHLDHCGALPWFLQKTSFKGRTFMTHATKAIYRWLLSDYVKVSNISLDDMLYTESDLEESMEKIETINFHEVKEVAGIKFWCYHAGHVLGAAMFMIEIAGVKLLYTGDFSRQEDRHLMAAEIPSVKPDILIIESTYGTHIHEKREEREARFCNTVHDIVNREGRCLIPVFALGRAQELLLILDEYWQNHPELHDIPIYYASSLAKKCMAVYQTYVNAMNDKIRKAININNPFVFKHISNLKSMDHFDDIGPSVVMASPGMMQSGLSRELFESWCTDKRNGVIIAGYCVEGTLAKHIMSEPEEITTMSGQKLQLKMSVDYISFSAHTDYQQTSEFIRALKPPHVILVHGEQNEMARLKAALIREYEDNDQVHIEVHNPRNTEAVTLNFRGEKLAKVMGSLADKKCTQGQRVSGILVKKNFNYHILNPSDLSTYTELAMSTVKQSQAIPFTGPYSLLVCHLRNLTGDVEELDRTEKNTLKLFKNVTLTHEVGMVVLEWVANPLNDMYADAVTTVVLEVQSNPRAQKVMQTQSVAMDMDVFQARLEVMLQDMFGEECVDFSDGRNIAVTVDGKTVLLCLETRAVRHEDECTEDDTLREMVELAVQRLYDALNPVI encoded by the exons ATGGCTTCGAAACGTAAAGTAGACGTGATTGTTCCGGCTGAGGAGAGCGATCAGCTTATTATCCGCCCGCT GGGAGCTGGTCAGGAAGTGGGAAGATCATGCATCATCCTGGAGTTCAAAGGGAGGAAAATCATG CTGGACTGTGGCATCCACCCGGGCTTGGAGGGAATGGACGCTCTCCCCTACATCGACTTGATCGACCCAGCTGAGATCGACCTGCTGCTCATCAGCCA TTTTCATCTGGATCACTGTGGTGCTCTGCCCTGGTTCCTCCAGAAGACCAGTTTTAAAGGCAGGACTTTCATGACCCACGCCACCAAGGCCATCTATCGCTGGCTGCTGTCGGACTATGTCAAAGTCAG TAACATTTCTTTGGACGACATGCTGTACACCGAGTCCGACCTGGAGGAGAGCATGGAAAAGATCGAGACCATCAACTTCCATGAGGTCAAAGAGGTCGCTGGAATCAAGTTCTGGTGTTACCACGCTGGTCACGTGCTGGGAGCGGCCATGTTCATGATCGAAATAGCCGGAGTCAAG CTGCTGTACACAGGAGACTTCTCCCGACAAGAAGACCGACATCTGATGGCAGCTGAGATCCCCAGTGTCAAACCCGACATCTTAATCATA GAGTCAACCTATGGAACCCACATCCatgagaagagggaggagcgTGAAGCCCGGTTCTGTAACACCGTGCATGACATCGTCAACAGAGAAGGTCGCTGTTTGATCCCCGTGTTCGCTCTGGGACGGGCCCAAGAACTGCTGCTCATCCTGG ACGAGTACTGGCAGAACCACCCGGAGCTCCACGACATTCCCATCTACTACGCCTCATCCCTGGCCAAGAAGTGCATGGCTGTGTACCAGACGTACGTCAACGCAATGAATGATAAGATCCGCAAGGCCATAAATATCAACAACCCCTTTGTCTTCAAGCACATCAGCAACCTGAAG AGCATGGATCATTTCGATGACATCGGCCCCAGCGTGGTGATGGCGTCTCCTGGTATGATGCAGAGCGGCCTGTCCAGGGAGCTCTTCGAGAGCTGGTGCACCGATAAGAGAAACGGCGTCATCATCGCCGGATACTGTGTGGAGGGAACACTCGCTAAG caCATCATGTCGGAGCCGGAGGAGATCACCACCATGTCGggacagaagctgcagctgaagatgtCGGTGGACTACATCTCCTTCTCGGCCCACACCGACTACCAGCAGACCAGCGAGTTCATCCGGGCGCTCAAACCCCCACACGTG ATCCTGGTTCACGGGGAGCAGAACGAGATGGCCCGTCTGAAGGCTGCTCTGATCAGAGAGTATGAGGATAACGACCAGGTTCACATCGAAGTTCACAACCCTCGCAACACGGAGGCGGTCACCCTGAACTTCAGAGGAGAGAAACTGGCCAAG GTGATGGGCTCTCTGGCGGATAAGAAGTGCACTCAGGGTCAGAGGGTGTCAGGCATACTGGTGAAGAAGAACTTCAACTACCACATCCTCAACCCCTCCGACCTTTCCA CATACACGGAGTTGGCCATGAGCACGGTTAAACAGAGCCAGGCCATCCCCTTCACTGGACCTTACTCGCTGCTCGTGTGCCACCTGAGGAACCTCACTG GTGACGTGGAAGAGCTGGACAGAACTGAGAAGAACACTttgaagctttttaaaaatgtcactCTGACTCACGAGGTCGGGatggtggtgctggag TGGGTAGCGAACCCTCTGAACGACATGTACGCTGACGCCGTCACCACCGTGGTGCTGGAGGTGCAGTCGAACCCGAGGGCTCAGAAAG TCATGCAGACTCAGAGTGTTGCTATGGACATGGACGTCTTCCAAGCCCGACTGGAAGTCATGTTGCA GGACATGTTTGGAGAGGAGTGTGTGGACTTCAGTGACGGTAGGAACATCGCGGTGACAGTCGACGGGAAGACGGTTCTTCTTTGCTTGGAGACGAGG GCGGTGCGCCACGAGGACGAGTGCACGGAGGACGACACGCTGAGAGAGATGGTGGAGCTGGCGGTGCAGCGGCTCTACGACGCCCTCAACCCGGTCATCTGA
- the LOC133961877 gene encoding uncharacterized protein LOC133961877 — MPVNMAEVRLCFGRGALDRFYHFHLRESSIRRGNSLTQTSSLTSAFLSGCFTNGGLQGGERATNRVTGAASRDSYTSGTVDPGAVEGICGNGNVAEYQCCHGLKDVSLYNKTRGQITGETLPRCWSRTKLGRSFLYTQRECGGQVVFIREFGNNSTRSEPLFRTKTGYYEMLEVSPSATQAQIKTAYYKQSFVFHPDRNAGSEVATVRFSDISEAYTVLGNKALRRKYDRGLLSQSDLISTARPSPSSSKDGPGGSATQQADRGRPVAGAYNRGEFYDFDKFFKSHYSDQLQREREMRARREDMLRDRHEPMVERRSKMMEMCVGLMVVMALCLTYSLKRG, encoded by the coding sequence ATGCCAGTAAACATGGCGGAGGTCAGGCTCTGTTTTGGAAGAGGAGCATTGGACAGATTCTACCACTTTCACCTCCGGGAGAGTTCCATTAGACGCGGTAACAGTTTAACCCAGACCTCGTCTCTGACCTCCGCCTTTCTGTCTGGTTGTTTTACAAATGGCGGACTGCAGGGAGGTGAAAGAGCCACGAACAGAGTAACCGGTGCAGCCTCACGGGACAGTTACACAAGTGGGACAGTGGATCCCGGTGCTGTGGAGGGTATCTGTGGAAATGGAAATGTCGCTGAATATCAGTGTTGTCACGGACTTAAAGATGTTTCACTTTATAATAAGACCCGGGGTCAGATTACAGGAGAAACTCTGCCTCGGTGCTGGAGTCGTACGAAGTTGGGCAGGAGTTTCCTGTACACTCAACGGGAGTGCGGGGGACAGGTTGTGTTCATCCGGGAGTTCGGGAACAATAGTACCCGATCCGAGCCCCTGTTCAGAACCAAGACCGGCTATTATGAAATGCTGGAGGTGTCACCCAGCGCCACCCAGGCCCAGATCAAAACCGCATACTACAAGCAGTCCTTCGTCTTCCACCCGGACAGAAACGCCGGCAGCGAGGTGGCCACCGTCCGCTTCTCCGACATCAGCGAGGCCTACACGGTGCTGGGCAACAAGGCGCTTCGGAGGAAGTACGACCGGGGGCTGCTCAGCCAGTCGGACCTCATCTCGACGGCCAgaccctccccctcctcctccaaggACGGCCCCGGGGGCTCCGCCACGCAGCAAGCCGACCGCGGGCGGCCTGTGGCGGGCGCCTACAACCGAGGAGAATTCTACGACTTCGACAAGTTCTTCAAGTCCCACTACAGCgatcagctgcagagagagcgagagatgcGGGCCCGCAGGGAGGACATGCTGCGGGACAGACACGAGCCGATGGTCGAGAGGAGGAGCAAGATGATGGAAATGTGCGTCGGGCTCATGGTGGTGAtggctctgtgtttaacttacAGTCTAAAACGGGGGTGA
- the iah1 gene encoding isoamyl acetate-hydrolyzing esterase 1 homolog, with protein sequence MMSKLKTIVWPKVILFGDSITQFSFQPNGWGADIANRLARKCDVVNRGLSGYNSRWAKIVLPRLISSHSSDDNINNNNVAAVTVFFGANDSSLEDKNPQQHIPLQEYSENLKEIIRLLALAGVSADRVIFITPPPLHEPAWEKECILKGCPLNRHNSVAGQYAQACVQAAGQCGTDVLDLWTLMQKDGQDFTVYLSDGLHLSEKGNQFVAQHLWGLLESRVAHLPFILPYWGDVDAKSPDSSLLCDQ encoded by the exons ATGATGTCGAAGTTGAAAACAATCGTTTGGCCCAAAGTGATTTTATTCGGAGACTCCATCACACAG TTCTCCTTTCAGCCCAACGGGTGGGGAGCAGACATCGCTAACAGACTCGCGAG AAAGTGCGACGTGGTGAACAGAGGACTGTCCGGGTACAACTCCCGATGGGCCAAGATCGTTCTCCCTCGTCTGATCAGCAGCCACAGCTCAGAcgacaacatcaacaacaacaacgtcgCCGCTGTCACTGTTTTCTTTGGAGCCAACGACAGTTCACTGGAAG ATAAAAACCCGCAGCAGCACATCCCTCTGCAGGAGTATTCAGAGAACTTAAAGGAGATCATCCGGCTTCTGGCTTTAGCCGGAGTGTCCGCAGACAGAGTTATCTtcatcacccccccaccccttcacGAGCCAGCCTGGGAGAAGGAGTGTATTTTAAAAG GATGTCCTCTCAATCGACACAACTCTGTAGCGGGGCAGTACGCCCAGGCGTGTGTCCAGGCCGCTGGTCAGTGCGGTACAGACGTCCTGGACCTCTGGACACTCATGCAGAAAGATGGACAG GACTTCACAGTCTACCTGTCTGATGGACTCCATCTCTCAGAGAAAGGGAACCAGTTTGTGGCCCAGCACCTGTGGGGGCTCCTGGAAAGTCGAGTGGCCCACTTGCCCTTCATCCTGCCCTACTGGGGAGACGTGGACGCCAAGAGCCCCGACAGCAGCCTGCTCTGCGACCAGTGA
- the adam17a gene encoding disintegrin and metalloproteinase domain-containing protein 17a yields MRNILIMVLLAPCWVNGAVKSRATNEDHLEENPEFDVLNSFLSDFEVLPWSGLQLHSVRKRDVHTQSHLERLVSFTALHRHFKLYLTTNTALFTDDFKAVFVDKHGMEENYDIQLQNYFTGHVVGEENSRVQAHIDGDEFSAHILTEEAEYNVEPIWRFTDSPNDGRLLVYRSEDIKNLSRIASPKVCGYVHMEDMDLLPKTTRRDGQEVEQKEENHHREKRQAHDHKKNTCPLLLVADYRFFRHMGRGQESVTLNYLIELIDRVDDIYRNTTWDDEFEGYGVQIHQMIINKEPTRPPPGHAGNGWVHYNMENSPVKGKEVWDVKRLLEQFSSDIAGNASTVCLAHLFTYQDFDEGTLGLAYVAPSKAQALGGLCPKPYYPSHSIKKPSYLNTGLTSTKNYGKTILTKEADLVTTHELGHNFGAEHDPDNIPYCAPSDDHGGKFVMYPIAVSGDHYNNKRFSNCSKISIGKTLRSKAPMCFKERNSKVCGNSRVEEGEECDPGLLHLNDDPCCSSSCKFKHDAQCSDRNSPCCLNCKFQQAGVRCQEPISATCKGISSCTGNSSQCPPPENALDNTVCVDSGRCHKGECNPFCEAMQKLQSCACNETDNSCKVCCRGKDGLCSPFIQHNTSFLYLRKGKPCTVGFCDGGGKCMKQVQDVIERLWDFIDKLDINTFGKFLADNIVGSVVVFSLVFWIPLSILVHCVDKRLDVEYEENTKSFYPPSSQEMLNNLESVSGMRIVKPPQPPYSSAGRTAPSFQPLRPLPLSQVGAPPVASSSSSTSSTPAPGPSYVPTPDSAGGLRMATIQEDNSSDSHLGEEGLSDDFTTAGACSSATKSSYEDLTEQNQPGRERRRLQRQDCIETKETEC; encoded by the exons ATGAGGAACATACTAATAATGGTGCTTCTGGCTCCATGCTGGGTCAACGGAGCTGTCAAGTCAAGAGCTACCAACGAGGACCACCTCGAGGAAAACCCGGAGTTCG atgTTCTGAACTCCTTCCTGTCGGACTTTGAGGTGCTGCCATGGTCGGGCCTCCAGCTGCACTCAGTCAGGAAGAGGGACGTCCACACCCAGTCCCACCTGGAGCGGCTGGTGAGCTTCACAGCCCTGCACAG GCATTTCAAGCTTTACTTGACTACCAACACGGCACTTTTCACTGATGACTTCAAAGCTGTGTTTGTAGATAAACATGGGATGGAGGAGAACTATGATATTCAGCTTCAGAACTACTTCACAGGACATGTTGTTG gagaggagaatTCCCGTGTGCAGGCACACATAGACGGAGATGAGTTTTCAGCTCACATTCTAACTGAAGAAGCAGAGTACAATGTAGAG CCCATATGGAGGTTTACAGACTCCCCTAATGACGGCAGGTTGTTGGTTTATCGCTCCGAAGACATCAAGAATCTGAGTCGCATCGCCTCACCAAAGGTGTGCGGTTACGTCCACATGGAGGACATGGACCTGTTGCCCAAGACTACCAGGAGGGATGGGCAGGAGGTGGAACAGAAAGAGG AGAACcaccacagagagaaaagacaggcACACGACCACAAGAAGAACACTTGCCCCCTGCTGCTGGTCGCAGATTACCGCTTCTTTAGACACATGGGCCGTGGACAAGAGAGCGTCACTCTCAACTACCTG ATTGAGCTGATTGATCGAGTTGATGACATTTATAGGAACACAACGTGGGATGATGAATTTGAAGGCTATGGGGTTCAGATCCATCAG ATGATTATCAACAAGGAGCCTACGAGGCCTCCCCCTGGTCATGCTGGCAACGGCTGGGTCCACTATAACATGGAGAACAGCCCTGTGAAAGGAAAAGAGGTGTGGGACGTGAAGCGGCTGCTTGAG CAATTCAGCTCAGACATCGCTGGCAACGCCTCCACTGTGTGTCTGGCCCACCTGTTCACCTACCAGGATTTTGATGAGGGCACATTGGGGCTGGCCTACGTGGCCCCCTCCAAAGCTCAGGCCCTGGGCGGCCTCTGCCCAAAAC CTTACTACCCGTCTCATTCCATCAAGAAGCCCAGTTACCTTAACACGGGCTTGACCAGCACCAAGAACTACGGCAAAACCATCCTCACAAAG GAAGCGGATCTGGTGACCACTCATGAGCTGGGCCATAACTTTGGAGCAGAGCACGACCCTGACAACATCCCCTACTGTGCTCCTAGTGACGACCACGGGGGGAAGTTTGTCATGTACCCCATCGCAGTGAGCGGGGACCATTACAACAACAAG CGTTTCTCCAACTGCAGCAAGATCTCCATAGGAAAGACATTACGTTCCAAAGCTCCAATGTGCTTCAAGGAGAGGAACAGTAAGGTGTGCGGGAACTCcagagtggaggagggggaggagtgtGACCCCGGGCTACTCCACCTAAATGATgacccctgctgctcctccagctgcaagTTCAAACATGATGCGCAGTGCAG TGACCGAAACAGTCCCTGCTGTTTGAATTGCAAGTTTCAACAGGCAGGTGTGAGGTGTCAGGAACCCATTAGTGCAACCTGTAAAGGCATATCCTCCTGCACAG GCAACAGCAGCCAGTGTCCACCTCCCGAAAATGCACTtgacaacactgtgtgtgttgacagcgGCCGCTGTCACAAAGGAGAGTGCAACCCGTTCTGTGAGGCCATGCAGAAACTTCAGTCCTGTGCTTGCAACG AAACGGATAACTCCTGTAAAGTGTGCTGCAGGGGAAAAGATGGCCTCTGCTCTCCGTTCATCCAGCACAATACCAGCTTCCTTTACCTTCGCAAAGGAAAACCGTGTACTGTGGGCTTCTGTGACGGGGGC GGAAAGTGCATGAAGCAGGTGCAGGACGTCATCGAAAGGTTGTGGGATTTTATCGACAAACTGGACATCAACACTTTCG GGAAGTTCCTGGCTGATAACATCGTGGGTTCAGTTGTGGTGTTTTCCCTCGTCTTCTGGATACCTCTCAGTATTCTGGTCCACTGTGTG GACAAACGACTTGACGTTGAGTATGAGGAGAACACAAAGTCCTTCTACCCTCCAAGT AGTCAAGAAATGCTGAACAACCTCGAGTCAGTGTCAGGCATGCGCATCGTCAAACCTCCTCAGCCTCCCTACTCCTCCGCCGGCCGGACCGCGCCCTCCTTCCAGCCCCTGCGGCCTCTTCCGCTAAGCCAGGTCGGGGCCCCCCCTgtggccagcagcagcagcagcaccagcagtaCCCCGGCCCCCGGCCCGAGTTACGTCCCCACCCCGGACAGCGCCGGGGGGTTGCGGATGGCTACCATCCAGGAGGACAACAGCAGCGACTCTCACCTGGGAGAGGAGGGCCTGTCGGACGATTTCACAACCGCAGGAGCCTGCTCGTCGGCTACGAAGTCCTCCTACGAGGATCTGACAGAGCAGAACCAGCCGGGCCGAGAGCGGCGGCGCCTCCAGAGGCAGGACTGCATTGAAACTAAAGAGACCGAGTGCTGA